From one Mycolicibacterium sp. HK-90 genomic stretch:
- a CDS encoding MerR family transcriptional regulator produces MAAKQPRQSAGAISTILTGLRRAPRQIRRGSRDVIETAVSQLFDAAVQPHGAAASGEYRIEELARLADTTTRNIRVYRDRGLLHPPLRVGRIALFNDTHLTRLRLITSMLDRGYNIAHVHEMLSAWEQGKDIGDVLGLEDAIAGNWATEKPQRMPLPEAKRLIDDDAAFDRLTGNGVIRLEKTSDEAIIVRPKLIEAFNEVRQYGVPIDTLIDVHERVVPLLDQISSILVQAGVDQVSEKIKPGESLPADTEVAELITMLIRFRTQAVSAVSATLAASIESTIESVVSQMLTEYVEKAAANTAEPT; encoded by the coding sequence ATGGCGGCCAAACAGCCCCGGCAGTCGGCGGGCGCCATCTCGACCATCCTGACCGGTCTGCGCCGGGCGCCCCGGCAGATCCGGCGCGGATCGCGTGACGTCATCGAGACGGCGGTGTCCCAGCTCTTCGACGCCGCCGTCCAGCCCCACGGCGCCGCCGCGTCGGGCGAGTACCGGATCGAGGAACTCGCGCGGCTGGCCGATACCACCACCCGCAATATCCGGGTCTACCGCGACCGGGGGTTGTTGCATCCCCCGCTACGGGTCGGCCGGATCGCGCTGTTCAACGACACGCACCTGACCCGGCTGCGGCTGATCACCTCGATGCTGGATCGGGGCTACAACATCGCCCACGTCCACGAGATGCTCAGTGCCTGGGAGCAGGGCAAGGACATCGGTGACGTGCTGGGTCTGGAGGACGCCATCGCCGGCAACTGGGCCACCGAGAAACCCCAACGCATGCCGCTGCCCGAGGCCAAGCGCCTGATCGACGACGACGCCGCGTTCGACCGGCTGACCGGCAACGGCGTGATCAGGCTCGAGAAGACCTCAGATGAGGCGATCATCGTGCGGCCCAAGCTGATCGAGGCGTTCAATGAGGTCCGGCAGTACGGCGTGCCGATCGACACCCTGATCGACGTGCACGAGCGGGTGGTGCCGCTCCTGGATCAGATCAGCTCGATCCTCGTGCAGGCCGGGGTGGATCAGGTGTCCGAGAAGATCAAGCCCGGCGAGTCCCTGCCCGCGGATACCGAAGTGGCCGAACTGATCACGATGCTGATCCGGTTCCGCACCCAGGCCGTCTCCGCGGTGAGCGCAACCTTGGCGGCCTCGATCGAATCGACCATCGAATCCGTGGTCAGTCAGATGCTGACCGAGTACGTCGAGAAGGCCGCCGCGAACACGGCCGAGCCGACGTAG
- a CDS encoding NAD(P)/FAD-dependent oxidoreductase, translated as MRTYDTLIVGAGFTGIGTAIKLIEAGVDDFVILDRSDRVGGTWRDNTYPGAACDIPSLLYSFSFVKNPDWSRAYSPAGEIRRHIEDMVDSFDLRRRIQFGIEVNGLSFDDAEGVWTVKTTGRKRFRARTVVLASGPLPDHKWPDIRGLDSYQGHKIHSANWDHDYDFTGKRVAVIGTGASAVQIIPELVKTAGFVKVFQRTPGWVIPRLDIATPAAARTLFAKVPAVQQLARQILFWGHEASATAMVWDTPLTGLVARLGKAHLRRQVSDPWLRRQLTPDFTPGCKRMLVSSDYYPALQRDNCKLIDWPIATMSPVGIRTSDGIEHHLDAIVFATGFDVHLTGPPYPVTGLGGRSLADEWKGGAQAYKSINAHGYPNLFLMTGPNSGPGHNSLLVYVEGQIDYAVTGIRTILRKNLRHLDVRADVQQRYNARLQQRLTKTTWMSGCTSWYLTADGFNASMYPGTATQYLRQMRDFRLGDYDVAVRGAPNPTSARDARVAISSSA; from the coding sequence ATGCGCACATATGACACCCTGATCGTCGGCGCCGGGTTTACCGGCATCGGCACCGCCATCAAGCTCATCGAGGCCGGCGTCGACGACTTCGTGATCCTGGACCGCTCGGACCGTGTCGGCGGGACGTGGCGCGACAATACCTATCCCGGTGCGGCGTGCGACATTCCGTCGCTGCTGTATTCGTTCTCGTTCGTCAAGAACCCGGACTGGTCGCGGGCCTACTCGCCGGCCGGTGAGATCCGCCGGCACATCGAGGACATGGTCGACTCGTTCGACCTGCGCCGGCGCATCCAGTTCGGCATCGAGGTGAACGGGCTGTCCTTCGACGACGCCGAGGGCGTCTGGACGGTCAAGACCACCGGCCGCAAGCGTTTTCGGGCTCGTACCGTCGTCCTGGCCTCCGGCCCCCTGCCCGACCACAAGTGGCCCGACATCCGCGGACTCGACAGCTACCAGGGCCACAAGATCCACAGTGCGAACTGGGATCACGACTACGACTTCACCGGCAAGCGCGTCGCCGTCATCGGCACCGGGGCCAGTGCCGTGCAGATCATCCCGGAGTTGGTGAAGACCGCGGGCTTCGTCAAGGTGTTCCAGCGGACGCCGGGCTGGGTGATCCCGCGTCTGGACATCGCCACTCCTGCGGCGGCCCGCACGTTGTTCGCGAAAGTGCCTGCGGTACAACAACTTGCCCGCCAGATCCTATTCTGGGGCCATGAAGCCAGCGCCACGGCGATGGTGTGGGATACCCCGCTGACCGGGCTCGTGGCCCGGCTCGGCAAGGCGCATCTGCGCCGGCAGGTGTCCGACCCGTGGCTGCGCAGGCAGCTGACCCCGGACTTCACCCCTGGCTGCAAACGAATGCTGGTGTCGAGCGACTACTACCCGGCCCTGCAGCGCGACAACTGCAAGCTCATCGACTGGCCCATCGCGACGATGAGCCCCGTGGGCATCCGCACCAGCGACGGCATCGAACACCACCTCGACGCGATCGTGTTCGCCACGGGGTTCGACGTGCACCTCACGGGTCCGCCGTACCCGGTCACCGGCCTGGGCGGACGCTCGCTGGCCGACGAATGGAAGGGCGGAGCCCAGGCGTACAAGAGCATCAACGCCCACGGGTACCCGAACCTGTTCCTGATGACCGGGCCCAACTCCGGGCCGGGCCACAACTCGCTGCTCGTCTACGTCGAGGGTCAGATCGACTACGCCGTCACCGGAATCAGGACGATCCTGCGCAAGAACCTTCGCCACCTCGACGTGCGCGCCGATGTGCAACAGCGGTACAACGCCCGGCTGCAGCAGCGACTGACGAAAACCACCTGGATGTCGGGATGCACCAGCTGGTACCTGACCGCGGACGGATTCAACGCGTCGATGTATCCCGGAACCGCCACCCAGTATCTTCGACAGATGCGGGATTTCCGGCTCGGCGACTATGACGTAGCGGTGCGGGGTGCGCCAAATCCGACTTCAGCGCGCGACGCACGCGTCGCGATCAGCTCCTCGGCGTGA
- a CDS encoding ferritin-like domain-containing protein yields MAMDMERMLAKIKDRQWALADIDWDAPGAETITDEMRPKLKAFMADLCWIENVGARGFAALAKKAPNPTIAEIYRYFHAEEQRHANAELALMKRWGMLEDGEMPEPNVNIRLAIEWLDTFSDHMSLSVLGTVIPMLEVALDGALLKFLLEEVDDPVCHQVFEKINNDESRHIAVDFEVLNMIGNSTLRRLAVEFVGNVASPGVIIGTLMYVPLLNRMRNNIVDMGLQPEKLYKAMMRFKEIGGRGEYTWRVPTYQLLKLHGRMVTNPRHPYHWIANPMVWASDRYPKTLLRPIPTWFKELTHEPAA; encoded by the coding sequence ATGGCCATGGATATGGAACGCATGCTGGCAAAGATCAAGGATCGCCAGTGGGCGCTGGCCGACATCGACTGGGATGCACCGGGCGCCGAGACCATCACCGACGAGATGCGGCCCAAGCTCAAGGCTTTCATGGCAGACCTGTGCTGGATCGAGAATGTCGGCGCCCGCGGATTCGCCGCACTGGCCAAGAAGGCGCCGAACCCGACCATCGCCGAGATCTACCGCTACTTCCACGCCGAAGAGCAGCGCCACGCCAATGCCGAGCTGGCCCTGATGAAGCGCTGGGGCATGCTCGAGGACGGCGAGATGCCGGAGCCCAACGTCAACATCCGGTTGGCCATCGAGTGGCTGGACACCTTCTCCGACCACATGTCGCTGTCGGTCCTCGGCACGGTCATCCCGATGCTCGAGGTGGCCCTCGACGGCGCATTGTTGAAGTTCCTGCTCGAAGAGGTCGACGACCCCGTCTGCCACCAGGTCTTCGAGAAGATCAACAACGACGAATCCCGGCATATCGCAGTCGATTTCGAAGTGCTCAACATGATCGGCAACTCCACCCTGCGGAGGCTGGCGGTCGAGTTCGTCGGCAACGTGGCCTCTCCCGGCGTGATCATCGGGACTCTCATGTACGTGCCACTGCTCAACCGGATGCGCAACAACATCGTCGACATGGGCCTGCAGCCGGAGAAGCTCTACAAGGCGATGATGCGCTTCAAGGAGATCGGCGGCCGCGGTGAGTACACCTGGCGGGTGCCGACCTATCAGCTGCTCAAACTGCACGGCCGCATGGTCACCAACCCGCGCCACCCCTACCACTGGATTGCCAACCCCATGGTGTGGGCCTCGGACCGCTATCCGAAGACCCTGCTGCGGCCGATACCGACCTGGTTCAAAGAACTGACCCACGAGCCGGCGGCCTGA
- a CDS encoding SDR family oxidoreductase has translation MNIFGPGRKRSRQANAVVTGAGSGIGAAFARELATRGGRVVCSDIDEAAAGATADAIVADGGQATAVRCDVSRIEEVSRLADAAQAWFDGPPSLVVNNAGVGAGGQPIGEVTLDDWNWVLGINLWGPIHGCHVFTPILRAAEGDQPRGIINVASAAAFGAAPGMAAYNVSKAGTLSLSETLAAELAGTGINVTVLCPTFVKTNIVEAGRITAQSTQLADRLMRWTGFSPERVARMCLDTNDRGGLYCMPQPDARIGWGIKRLTPTIYTRAVGLTTRVTSREEV, from the coding sequence ATGAACATCTTCGGACCGGGGCGCAAGCGCAGCCGGCAGGCGAACGCCGTCGTCACCGGCGCGGGAAGCGGCATCGGCGCCGCATTCGCGCGCGAACTGGCCACCCGTGGCGGACGTGTGGTCTGCAGCGACATCGACGAGGCCGCCGCCGGTGCCACGGCCGACGCCATCGTCGCCGACGGCGGTCAGGCCACCGCGGTGCGCTGCGACGTCTCCCGGATCGAGGAGGTCAGCCGGCTTGCCGATGCCGCGCAAGCCTGGTTCGACGGCCCGCCGTCCCTGGTCGTCAACAATGCGGGTGTCGGCGCGGGCGGGCAGCCCATCGGCGAGGTCACCCTCGACGACTGGAACTGGGTGCTCGGCATCAACCTGTGGGGACCGATTCACGGCTGCCACGTGTTCACGCCGATTCTTCGTGCGGCAGAGGGTGATCAGCCACGCGGAATCATCAACGTCGCGTCGGCCGCCGCGTTCGGCGCGGCGCCGGGAATGGCCGCCTACAACGTCAGCAAGGCCGGGACACTGTCGCTGTCCGAGACCCTGGCCGCCGAGCTGGCCGGCACCGGCATCAACGTCACGGTGCTGTGCCCCACGTTCGTCAAGACCAACATCGTCGAGGCCGGCCGGATCACGGCCCAATCGACGCAGCTGGCCGACCGGCTGATGCGCTGGACCGGGTTCTCCCCCGAGCGCGTCGCCCGGATGTGCCTGGACACCAACGACCGGGGCGGTCTGTACTGCATGCCGCAACCCGACGCCCGGATCGGTTGGGGCATCAAACGACTCACCCCGACGATCTACACCCGAGCCGTGGGTCTGACGACCCGCGTCACCAGTCGCGAGGAGGTTTAG
- a CDS encoding alpha/beta hydrolase, protein MSGTTGAHPAVPRRGSLRSRGASRASGLTLRQISAALPPDTSWGLWTSRRLIARIMSTFGPSLSGTRVESVDVRMADGRRVVGEWVRGPGVAEGERAIYYLHGSGFALCSPRTHRRLTAWLSRLTGLPVFCLDYRLAPEHRFPAAANDARAGWDWLCTERGLRPDRIVMAGDSAGGHLAVDLLLQPDTAHPAGLVLFSPLIDLTFALARARESLAPDPAIRAADAARLVELYCGRIDADHPRLALDVAGGRRLPRTLIQAGGAEMLVTDARTLDADIRTAGGDAELQVWPDQVHVFQALPRLSPEAVPAMQHAAGFISESLRCNTIEVA, encoded by the coding sequence ATGTCCGGAACCACCGGCGCTCACCCGGCCGTACCCCGACGCGGATCACTGCGGTCCCGCGGCGCATCCAGGGCAAGCGGCCTGACCCTCCGCCAGATCAGCGCCGCGCTGCCGCCGGATACCAGCTGGGGATTGTGGACATCACGTCGTCTGATCGCCCGGATCATGTCCACGTTCGGACCGTCACTGTCCGGCACCCGGGTCGAATCCGTCGACGTCCGCATGGCCGACGGCCGACGCGTGGTGGGCGAATGGGTGCGCGGCCCCGGCGTCGCCGAGGGTGAGCGCGCCATCTACTACCTGCACGGCAGTGGGTTCGCACTGTGCTCACCACGGACCCACCGGCGGTTGACCGCGTGGCTGTCGCGACTGACCGGCCTCCCGGTGTTCTGCCTCGACTATCGGCTGGCCCCCGAACACCGGTTCCCCGCCGCCGCCAACGACGCCCGCGCCGGCTGGGACTGGCTGTGCACCGAACGCGGGCTCCGCCCGGACCGCATCGTGATGGCCGGGGATTCCGCGGGCGGGCATCTGGCCGTCGACCTGCTGCTGCAGCCCGACACCGCACACCCGGCCGGCCTCGTGCTGTTCTCGCCGCTGATCGACCTGACGTTCGCGCTCGCCCGAGCCAGAGAAAGCCTGGCGCCCGATCCGGCGATCCGGGCTGCCGATGCCGCCCGCCTCGTCGAATTGTATTGCGGCCGTATCGATGCCGACCATCCCCGCCTTGCGCTCGATGTCGCGGGCGGCCGACGACTGCCGCGAACCCTCATCCAGGCCGGTGGCGCCGAGATGCTGGTCACCGATGCCCGCACGCTCGACGCGGACATCCGAACCGCGGGCGGCGATGCCGAACTCCAAGTGTGGCCCGATCAGGTACACGTCTTCCAAGCCCTACCCCGACTCAGCCCGGAAGCCGTCCCGGCCATGCAACATGCCGCCGGGTTCATCTCAGAGTCCCTGCGCTGCAACACCATCGAGGTGGCGTGA
- a CDS encoding zinc ribbon domain-containing protein, producing the protein MTETPRNDEDVPTTECRVCKIDVPDGKYCGYCGVHLDKEQGDGPEWLRLDASCVAPEEHLLRPSITTSLFPHLSQRSRTPFRIAMLMLLAGLVACALLRLPAALIAVAALGLPLLFVIYLQESDAFRDLPATTLVLTAVLGIGLGVGWVLLTGTMMARSYGVPLGSGISGFRILRHGLGIPLGGLVLMLVPAVAIRLFRPPTRESLDGFMIGALGATAFTAAATLTRLAPQLSAGMVARNRPMSGLLVEAGIRGVAVPLTAAAVGGLIGAALWFTRPATKADKHVGYVRLALFSFAFAVLAVYAALGLIDIARVPQWLQLGIHLTIALVAVLLLRIGLHLALLHEAQDEFASDKPILCPRCGNVVPDMAFCAVCGAATHASSRSSRSERREHRPVRDPGSDVE; encoded by the coding sequence ATGACCGAAACACCGCGGAACGACGAAGACGTCCCCACCACCGAGTGCCGGGTCTGCAAGATCGACGTGCCCGACGGCAAGTACTGCGGCTACTGCGGCGTGCACCTCGACAAGGAACAGGGTGACGGCCCGGAATGGTTGCGGCTCGACGCTTCCTGCGTCGCACCCGAAGAGCATCTGCTGCGCCCGTCGATCACCACCTCTCTGTTCCCGCACCTGTCACAACGGTCCCGAACCCCGTTCCGGATCGCGATGCTGATGCTGCTCGCCGGGTTGGTGGCCTGCGCGTTGCTGCGGTTGCCGGCGGCTCTGATCGCCGTCGCGGCGTTGGGGTTACCGCTGCTGTTCGTGATCTACCTCCAGGAGTCCGACGCCTTCAGAGACCTGCCGGCCACGACACTGGTGCTCACCGCGGTACTGGGCATCGGACTGGGCGTCGGCTGGGTGCTTCTCACCGGCACGATGATGGCCCGCTCCTACGGCGTCCCACTGGGTTCGGGCATATCGGGTTTCCGGATCCTGCGCCACGGGCTGGGCATACCGCTGGGTGGACTCGTGCTCATGCTGGTGCCCGCGGTGGCGATCCGTCTGTTCCGGCCGCCGACCCGGGAATCGTTGGACGGCTTCATGATCGGCGCCCTTGGCGCGACGGCATTCACCGCCGCCGCCACCCTGACCCGGCTGGCCCCGCAGCTGAGTGCGGGGATGGTGGCCCGCAACCGCCCGATGTCGGGCCTCCTGGTCGAAGCGGGCATCCGCGGGGTGGCGGTGCCGTTGACCGCGGCAGCCGTCGGCGGACTGATCGGCGCGGCGTTGTGGTTCACCCGGCCCGCGACCAAGGCCGACAAACACGTGGGCTACGTCCGACTGGCATTGTTCTCCTTCGCTTTCGCCGTCCTCGCCGTCTACGCCGCGCTCGGGCTCATCGACATCGCACGTGTGCCGCAATGGCTGCAACTCGGGATACACCTCACGATTGCCCTCGTGGCGGTCCTCCTGCTGCGCATCGGATTGCATCTGGCCCTGTTGCACGAAGCGCAGGACGAATTCGCCTCCGACAAACCGATTCTCTGCCCGCGCTGCGGAAATGTCGTGCCCGACATGGCGTTCTGCGCGGTCTGCGGCGCGGCCACCCACGCGTCGTCACGGTCCTCCCGATCCGAGCGCCGCGAGCACCGGCCGGTTCGTGATCCGGGATCGGATGTCGAATGA
- a CDS encoding S53 family peptidase — MAGVLVLASDLRDAPVPDTSATIDGPYASLLGASTDLGPAHRGPVQLTMTLRPAPEPSARPDTLMHWAHARDLSVRWRPGQSWAIVEGAPENVAEAFDVSIHDYRGRQGQVFYASPHQPKVPGPLKNQVAELGRILGYTPHKMSRPSFFPLDVPDQGLTPAALLSTYNAAGLAARGYTGKGTTIVIFSFDGYDQADLDSFTTLWNLPPLKPVLIGGQPGEPRGETTMDLEVAHAIAPDARKVVINARPTVEGDGAYEKIGQMLESADRQFPGAVWSFSIGWGCDKLLTAADLAPVRSALANAHTRGTTAFNASGDLAGLECKGGQNWSSPPGPDDIGLDSVASLPEMTDVGGTTLSTTSDGRWLGEQTWFDVPLSLGTGGGVSALFDRPEWQRAVSSPDASDDAAGRRLTPDVAAVADPFTGVRIVFNQKNLVGGGTSQSAPIWAGLTAVMNQYLIDNGGRLIGDLNPQLYRIAQGAQFPAFRDVTLGGNAVADAGPGYDMATGLGTPDVENLVRNLLVLQKTGR, encoded by the coding sequence ATGGCCGGCGTGCTGGTGCTGGCATCGGACCTTCGGGACGCGCCGGTACCTGATACGTCGGCCACGATCGACGGGCCATACGCATCGTTGCTGGGTGCATCGACCGATCTCGGCCCGGCACACCGGGGGCCGGTGCAACTCACCATGACACTGCGGCCGGCACCGGAGCCATCCGCCCGGCCGGACACGTTGATGCACTGGGCCCACGCCCGGGATCTGTCGGTGCGGTGGCGGCCCGGCCAGTCCTGGGCGATCGTCGAAGGCGCTCCCGAGAACGTCGCGGAGGCCTTCGATGTCAGCATCCACGACTATCGCGGCCGACAGGGCCAGGTGTTCTACGCCTCACCCCATCAGCCGAAAGTGCCCGGGCCGCTGAAGAACCAGGTCGCCGAACTCGGCCGGATCCTCGGCTACACCCCGCACAAAATGTCGCGGCCGTCGTTCTTTCCGTTGGACGTGCCGGATCAGGGCCTGACCCCGGCGGCATTGCTCAGCACCTACAACGCCGCCGGACTGGCTGCCCGGGGCTACACCGGCAAGGGCACCACGATCGTGATCTTCTCGTTCGACGGGTATGACCAGGCCGACCTCGACAGCTTCACCACGCTGTGGAACCTCCCGCCGCTCAAACCTGTGCTGATCGGTGGGCAACCGGGCGAACCGCGTGGCGAGACCACGATGGATCTCGAAGTCGCACATGCCATTGCGCCGGACGCGCGCAAGGTGGTGATCAACGCGCGGCCCACGGTCGAGGGCGACGGCGCCTACGAGAAGATCGGGCAGATGCTCGAATCCGCGGATCGGCAGTTCCCCGGCGCGGTGTGGAGTTTCTCGATCGGCTGGGGCTGCGACAAGCTGCTCACCGCAGCCGATCTGGCCCCGGTGCGCTCGGCCTTGGCCAACGCCCACACCCGGGGCACCACCGCCTTCAATGCCAGCGGCGATCTCGCCGGCCTGGAATGCAAAGGGGGACAGAACTGGTCGTCACCCCCGGGCCCCGACGACATCGGCCTGGACTCGGTCGCCTCCCTGCCCGAGATGACCGACGTCGGCGGGACCACGCTGTCCACCACCTCCGACGGCCGCTGGCTGGGTGAGCAGACCTGGTTCGACGTACCGCTGTCGCTGGGCACCGGCGGCGGTGTCTCCGCGTTGTTCGATCGCCCGGAATGGCAACGCGCGGTGTCCAGTCCGGACGCCTCCGACGACGCTGCCGGGCGCCGGTTGACCCCGGACGTCGCGGCGGTGGCCGATCCCTTCACCGGAGTCCGGATCGTGTTCAACCAGAAGAACCTCGTCGGTGGCGGCACATCGCAGTCGGCGCCGATCTGGGCCGGCCTGACGGCGGTGATGAACCAGTACCTGATCGACAACGGCGGCCGGCTGATCGGCGATCTCAACCCGCAGCTCTACCGGATCGCCCAGGGTGCGCAGTTCCCGGCGTTTCGGGACGTGACCCTCGGGGGTAACGCGGTGGCCGATGCCGGGCCCGGCTACGACATGGCGACCGGACTCGGGACACCCGACGTGGAGAATCTGGTCAGAAACCTTCTCGTGTTGCAGAAGACAGGGCGATGA
- a CDS encoding DNA polymerase Y family protein, translating into MDWPAVAAATAAGLTSTVPVAVTLANRVIACSASARAAGVRRGLRRREAQARCPQLHVVTADPARDARHFENVTLAVDDLVPRAEVLRPGLLVLSVRGAARYFGSEPAAAERLVDAVAAAGAECQVGIADQLSTAVFAARAGCIVEPGNDAPFLSGLSIRQLATEPALAAPGREDLADLLWRMGIRTLGQFAELSRTDVASRFGTDAVSAHRFACGEPDRGPSGRDPVAELDAVMNCDPPIERVDAAAFAGRSLASDLHRYLEGAGVGCTRLAIHAVTANGEELERVWRCAEPLTEDATADRVRWQLDGWLNRRTSERPTAPVTTLRLRPVEVVSAAALQLPLWGGIGEEDRLRARRALLRVQGLLGPEAVQVPVLSGGRGPAERITFTPLGDEPVPRADPRQPWPGQLPEPSPTVLLDDPVELLDAQGNPVRVTSRGLFSTDPARLAGAGRRDGRLRWWAGPWPVDERWWDPENRGAGRTARVQVLLGDGGRDDDDLALLLCYRQRRWYLEGAYE; encoded by the coding sequence ATGGACTGGCCGGCGGTGGCCGCGGCGACGGCCGCAGGTCTGACATCGACGGTGCCGGTTGCGGTCACCCTGGCCAACCGGGTGATCGCCTGCTCGGCCTCGGCGCGTGCGGCCGGTGTCCGGCGCGGCCTGCGCCGGCGCGAGGCGCAGGCCCGGTGCCCGCAACTGCATGTCGTCACCGCCGACCCGGCCAGGGACGCCCGGCATTTCGAGAACGTGACACTGGCCGTGGATGATCTGGTGCCGCGCGCCGAGGTGCTGCGGCCGGGCCTGCTGGTGCTCTCGGTGCGCGGCGCGGCCCGCTACTTCGGGTCCGAACCTGCTGCGGCCGAAAGATTGGTCGACGCCGTCGCCGCGGCGGGGGCGGAATGCCAGGTCGGTATCGCCGATCAGCTCTCCACCGCGGTCTTCGCCGCTCGGGCGGGTTGCATCGTCGAACCCGGAAACGATGCGCCGTTCCTGTCGGGGTTGTCGATCCGGCAGTTGGCCACCGAACCAGCGCTGGCCGCTCCCGGACGGGAGGACCTGGCGGACCTGTTGTGGCGGATGGGGATCCGGACCCTGGGGCAGTTCGCGGAGCTGTCCCGCACCGATGTCGCGTCCAGGTTCGGGACCGACGCGGTGTCGGCGCACCGGTTCGCTTGCGGGGAGCCGGACCGGGGCCCCTCCGGGCGGGATCCGGTCGCCGAACTCGATGCGGTGATGAACTGTGACCCACCGATCGAGCGGGTGGATGCCGCGGCCTTCGCGGGGCGGTCACTGGCCAGTGACCTGCATCGGTATCTGGAAGGTGCCGGGGTGGGCTGTACCCGGTTGGCCATCCACGCCGTCACCGCCAATGGTGAAGAGCTGGAACGGGTCTGGCGATGTGCTGAACCGTTGACCGAGGATGCCACCGCCGATCGGGTGCGTTGGCAGCTGGACGGCTGGCTGAACCGCCGCACCTCCGAACGGCCCACCGCACCGGTGACGACGCTGCGCCTACGGCCGGTGGAGGTGGTCTCGGCGGCGGCGCTGCAGCTGCCGTTGTGGGGTGGCATCGGCGAGGAGGACCGGTTGCGGGCCCGGCGGGCGCTGCTGCGGGTTCAGGGCCTGCTCGGCCCGGAGGCGGTGCAGGTGCCGGTGCTCAGTGGTGGGCGTGGGCCGGCCGAGCGCATCACTTTCACGCCACTGGGGGATGAGCCGGTGCCGCGGGCCGATCCGCGCCAACCCTGGCCGGGGCAACTGCCCGAGCCCTCACCGACCGTCCTCCTCGACGACCCGGTGGAACTGCTTGATGCGCAGGGAAATCCGGTCCGGGTCACCAGCCGTGGGTTGTTCTCCACCGATCCCGCACGGCTGGCCGGTGCGGGCCGGCGGGACGGCAGGCTGCGGTGGTGGGCGGGGCCGTGGCCGGTCGACGAGCGCTGGTGGGATCCGGAGAACCGGGGCGCCGGGCGCACCGCACGGGTCCAGGTACTGCTGGGGGATGGGGGCAGGGACGACGACGATCTGGCTCTGCTGCTGTGTTATCGGCAGCGCCGGTGGTATCTGGAGGGCGCCTATGAATGA
- a CDS encoding nucleoside hydrolase — MPVFADVDTGVDDAMALAYLLASPEAELVGIASTAGNVPVQQVCANNLGLLELCGVTGIPVSKGAEQPLCAPLRTAEDTHGPQGLGYAQLPETDRLLTAHDAAEAWVRAARAHPGELIGLAVGPLTNLALAMRAEPTLPKLLRRLVIMGGAFDYRGNTTPVSEWNVSVDPESAAEVFGGWNAAWGLDEATHVPIVLGLNLTENVAMTPALLNRLAAAAGSPSAPMSVLDERGTRSTADNPLVRVLEDAMRFYFEFHFDTDDGYLAHLHDPLAAAVALDPELVSYRETTVDVELSGTLTRGMTVADWRGHWGRPPNALIGTEVDPVAFFDRFISRVGAFAQRLG; from the coding sequence ATGCCTGTATTCGCCGACGTGGATACCGGAGTCGACGACGCCATGGCATTGGCATATCTGCTGGCCAGCCCCGAAGCCGAGTTGGTCGGCATCGCCTCGACTGCGGGAAATGTTCCGGTGCAACAGGTTTGCGCCAACAACCTGGGACTGTTGGAACTGTGTGGGGTGACCGGGATCCCGGTGTCCAAGGGAGCCGAGCAACCGTTGTGTGCACCGCTTCGCACCGCCGAGGACACCCACGGACCGCAGGGGTTGGGATACGCGCAGCTACCGGAGACCGACCGGCTGCTCACCGCGCATGACGCCGCCGAAGCCTGGGTGCGGGCTGCCCGCGCGCACCCGGGGGAATTGATCGGACTGGCCGTCGGCCCGCTGACCAACCTGGCGCTGGCCATGCGCGCCGAGCCCACCCTGCCCAAGCTGCTGCGCCGCCTGGTGATCATGGGTGGGGCATTCGACTACCGCGGCAACACCACGCCGGTGTCGGAGTGGAACGTCAGTGTGGACCCAGAGTCCGCCGCCGAGGTGTTCGGCGGCTGGAACGCCGCCTGGGGGCTGGACGAGGCGACACATGTGCCAATCGTGCTGGGCCTCAACCTCACCGAGAACGTCGCGATGACGCCTGCGCTGCTGAACCGGCTCGCGGCCGCGGCCGGTTCACCGTCGGCGCCGATGAGCGTGCTCGACGAGCGGGGCACCCGGTCGACGGCGGACAACCCGTTGGTCCGCGTGCTCGAAGACGCCATGCGGTTCTACTTCGAGTTCCACTTCGACACCGACGACGGGTATTTGGCCCACCTGCACGACCCTCTGGCCGCCGCGGTGGCACTCGACCCCGAGCTGGTGAGCTACCGGGAAACCACGGTCGATGTCGAGCTGAGCGGAACCCTGACCCGCGGCATGACGGTGGCGGACTGGCGCGGGCACTGGGGCCGGCCGCCCAATGCCCTCATCGGCACGGAGGTCGACCCGGTGGCGTTCTTCGACCGGTTCATCAGCCGCGTCGGAGCTTTCGCGCAACGCCTGGGTTGA